In Leptospira harrisiae, a genomic segment contains:
- a CDS encoding efflux RND transporter permease subunit — protein sequence MGTSIVQYFLSKSLFVNLLTVLIILVGGFTAATMNREAFPNINFDIVSVTTVYPGAAPADVEKLVTKPLEDAIKEVDGIKEFRSASLENRSGIIITIDPNTKNTQKVVDDLKSAIDRIQDLPEDVDDPIVTEITTARQPVIEIHLSSVSKDGKPLLNGKELRDQAKILEEKLKDLPSVARITKRGWREREMKVDLDPDKLRALSLSSTHVLNALRLRNINFPGGNINERTREIIVRTVGEFDTPEEIENVFVRSNDAGRSVRIRDVARVTEGFEDSEYLDKSNGEIAIALTVIKREKADAIAVVDDSKKVVEEFIKSSGGTIKHAFVNDLSKYIRRRLGVLTSNAVSGLFLVTASLFVFLGWRMALMTALGIPISIAMTFVAMNYMGLTLNLISMMGLIIVVGILVDDAIIICENVYRHLEMGEEPFEAAMRGTSEVLAPVTATVTTTIAAFGPMLFMTGIFGKFIHSIPLVVILSLCSSLFEAFFMLPSHLYDVSKASDMKGEVKEESHWFVKFKERTYLPLLSFALKNRWKMVGLLMGLFVFSLAIQVKFGKFKLFPGAIETFQVRVTAETGLKLEETDRFIRAIEDAVGKLPEGEVENYISRVGIIQKDPNDPFTKRGKNYAQVMVYLTPDDNRDRSTEKIIEVVRQNTKFMLNEKALQLLEEKLAKENIGKKEEEPIPTSEIPKEYLSLKGKLVNLEFEKLAGGPPVGKPVAIEIKGDDFATLLKIGAEYKAALAKINGVTDIGDDFNEGKDEIRVSVDESLASFAGVSVQSVSLAINTALQGTVPTKIKRADEEVDVRVRFPEEYRSSLTHLNKVYVNNLTGNLIPVSRLTSYDRNPGRASINHLDGKRLLTVTSNIDETVSTSRQVNIEAKKLTEGIIAKYPGYSVRFSGENKDTEESMASLGRAFLVGLLIIYMILASLFRSLAQPLIVMSAIPFAVIGVIFAFLIHGQPFSFLAFLGIIGLAGVVVNDSIVLVDCANQLRIEDPSKSTFDLLVEAGSIRLRAVMLTTVTTVLGLLPTAYGIGGKDPFLVPMALAFGWGLAFATFITLIMVPVFYLNLYMFKDWAVAKFQSRQSRKKGFA from the coding sequence ATGGGCACATCCATCGTTCAGTATTTTCTTTCAAAGAGTTTATTTGTAAACCTTCTTACCGTTCTAATCATTCTTGTCGGTGGATTTACTGCTGCTACAATGAACCGTGAAGCATTTCCCAATATCAACTTTGATATTGTGAGTGTCACAACGGTTTATCCGGGCGCCGCACCTGCCGACGTAGAAAAGTTAGTCACCAAACCGCTAGAAGATGCAATCAAAGAAGTAGATGGAATCAAAGAATTTCGATCTGCCTCATTGGAAAATAGATCTGGAATCATTATCACCATTGATCCCAATACGAAAAATACTCAAAAAGTTGTAGATGATTTAAAGTCAGCCATAGACAGAATTCAGGACTTACCCGAAGATGTGGATGATCCCATCGTCACAGAAATCACAACAGCAAGACAACCAGTAATCGAAATCCATTTATCATCGGTCTCAAAGGACGGTAAACCTTTGTTAAATGGAAAGGAACTAAGAGACCAAGCAAAAATTTTAGAAGAAAAACTCAAAGACCTGCCTTCCGTTGCTAGAATCACTAAACGCGGATGGAGAGAAAGGGAAATGAAAGTGGACCTAGATCCTGACAAACTCAGGGCACTTTCCCTATCCTCTACTCATGTACTCAATGCCCTTCGATTGCGAAACATCAATTTTCCAGGAGGGAATATCAACGAAAGAACAAGAGAGATCATTGTTCGGACTGTAGGCGAATTTGATACGCCAGAAGAAATTGAGAATGTGTTTGTGCGTTCCAACGATGCCGGACGTTCTGTACGGATTCGCGATGTTGCTCGAGTGACGGAAGGATTTGAAGACTCAGAATATTTGGATAAATCCAATGGTGAAATTGCCATTGCTCTCACTGTCATTAAAAGGGAAAAAGCAGATGCTATCGCTGTCGTAGACGATTCGAAAAAAGTTGTAGAAGAGTTTATTAAATCCAGTGGCGGAACAATCAAACATGCATTTGTCAACGACCTATCCAAATACATTCGCAGAAGACTTGGCGTATTAACTTCCAACGCTGTATCTGGATTATTCCTTGTGACTGCATCACTATTTGTCTTCCTCGGATGGAGAATGGCACTGATGACTGCTCTTGGTATTCCGATCTCCATTGCGATGACCTTTGTAGCAATGAATTATATGGGATTAACTTTAAATTTAATCTCTATGATGGGTCTTATCATTGTTGTGGGGATTTTAGTGGATGATGCCATCATCATTTGTGAAAACGTCTACCGCCATTTGGAAATGGGAGAAGAACCATTTGAAGCAGCGATGCGTGGAACCAGTGAAGTTCTTGCTCCTGTAACAGCTACGGTTACCACGACCATTGCTGCCTTTGGACCCATGTTATTTATGACTGGGATTTTTGGAAAGTTCATCCATTCCATCCCATTGGTAGTAATTTTATCTTTATGCAGTTCACTATTTGAAGCATTTTTTATGTTACCTTCTCACTTGTATGATGTGAGTAAAGCTAGTGATATGAAGGGTGAGGTCAAAGAAGAGTCCCATTGGTTTGTTAAGTTTAAAGAAAGAACTTATTTGCCACTCCTTAGTTTTGCACTTAAAAATCGTTGGAAGATGGTGGGGCTTCTGATGGGCCTATTTGTGTTTTCACTTGCCATCCAAGTGAAATTTGGAAAATTCAAACTTTTCCCTGGAGCTATTGAAACCTTCCAAGTCCGCGTCACTGCTGAAACAGGATTAAAACTGGAAGAAACAGACCGTTTCATTCGAGCCATTGAAGATGCAGTAGGAAAACTTCCCGAAGGAGAAGTGGAAAACTACATTTCACGAGTGGGAATCATCCAAAAAGATCCTAACGATCCTTTTACGAAACGAGGGAAAAATTATGCACAAGTAATGGTGTATCTAACTCCCGATGACAATAGGGATAGATCCACAGAAAAAATCATCGAAGTCGTACGCCAAAACACCAAATTCATGTTAAATGAAAAGGCCCTACAACTTTTAGAAGAGAAATTAGCCAAAGAAAATATTGGCAAAAAAGAAGAAGAACCCATCCCTACTTCTGAAATTCCAAAAGAATATCTTTCTTTAAAAGGAAAACTCGTGAATCTAGAGTTTGAAAAATTGGCAGGTGGTCCTCCCGTAGGAAAACCAGTAGCGATTGAAATCAAAGGAGATGATTTTGCCACCTTACTTAAAATTGGTGCAGAATACAAAGCAGCTCTTGCCAAAATCAATGGAGTCACTGACATCGGAGACGATTTTAACGAAGGAAAAGATGAAATTAGAGTTTCGGTAGATGAATCTCTTGCCTCTTTCGCAGGTGTCAGTGTACAATCAGTCTCTCTTGCCATCAATACTGCCTTACAAGGGACTGTACCGACAAAAATCAAAAGGGCAGATGAAGAAGTCGATGTTCGGGTTCGGTTTCCAGAAGAATACAGATCTTCTCTCACTCACTTAAACAAAGTGTATGTCAACAACCTAACAGGAAACTTGATTCCGGTTTCCAGGCTGACCAGTTATGACAGAAATCCTGGGCGAGCCTCTATCAACCACTTAGACGGTAAACGATTGTTAACTGTAACTTCCAATATTGATGAAACTGTTTCTACCTCTAGGCAAGTCAATATAGAAGCCAAAAAACTCACAGAAGGAATCATCGCAAAATATCCTGGGTATTCTGTGCGTTTTTCAGGTGAAAACAAAGATACAGAAGAATCAATGGCTTCCCTTGGTAGAGCGTTCCTTGTGGGTCTTCTTATCATTTATATGATCCTTGCTTCTCTATTCCGTTCACTGGCCCAGCCTCTCATTGTCATGAGTGCCATTCCTTTTGCCGTCATTGGTGTGATTTTTGCTTTTTTAATCCACGGACAACCATTTTCGTTTCTAGCGTTTCTTGGAATCATTGGACTTGCGGGGGTGGTCGTAAACGACTCCATTGTCCTTGTGGACTGTGCCAACCAGTTACGAATCGAAGATCCATCTAAATCAACTTTTGATTTATTAGTGGAAGCTGGAAGTATTCGATTAAGAGCCGTTATGCTAACGACAGTCACAACAGTTCTTGGACTTCTTCCCACTGCTTATGGAATTGGCGGTAAAGATCCATTCCTAGTTCCGATGGCATTAGCATTTGGATGGGGACTTGCTTTTGCTACTTTTATTACGCTCATTATGGTGCCGGTATTTTACCTTAACCTTTATATGTTTAAGGATTGGGCTGTAGCAAAATTCCAATCAAGACAATCCAGAAAAAAAGGATTCGCATAA
- the def gene encoding peptide deformylase, with protein MAVRKILKIGNPLLRQTSEDVTESEIQTKDFKKLIRDMFETMRHAEGVGLAAPQIGVMKKLVVVGQDDDNERYPGTPEVPNQIILNPEITPLSPPGEGFWEGCLSVPGMRGYVERPDKIRMKWRDENFEEHEEIISGYRAIVLQHECDHLFGVLYVDRLKSTKLFGYNEDIDTAGKLLD; from the coding sequence ATGGCTGTTAGAAAAATCCTCAAGATTGGCAATCCCTTACTCCGTCAAACGAGCGAAGACGTTACTGAATCAGAAATCCAAACCAAGGATTTCAAAAAACTGATTCGAGATATGTTTGAAACCATGCGTCATGCCGAAGGTGTAGGTCTTGCTGCCCCGCAAATTGGTGTGATGAAAAAATTGGTAGTTGTTGGCCAAGACGATGACAACGAAAGGTATCCGGGAACACCAGAAGTTCCGAACCAAATCATTTTAAATCCAGAGATCACACCACTCTCTCCTCCGGGTGAGGGTTTTTGGGAAGGTTGTTTGTCTGTTCCAGGAATGCGCGGGTATGTAGAAAGACCAGATAAAATTCGAATGAAATGGCGAGATGAAAATTTCGAAGAACATGAAGAAATCATTTCGGGTTACCGTGCTATCGTATTACAACATGAATGCGACCATTTATTCGGCGTTCTTTATGTTGATCGTCTCAAAAGTACAAAGTTATTCGGTTATAACGAAGACATTGATACCGCAGGTAAATTGTTAGATTAA
- a CDS encoding STAS domain-containing protein has translation MNEDKIGIHSEEVGDKVVVHVQGNLDVHNTHKIEKDLIALVSAAGKSVIFNLSDVPFISSAGLRLLVTTLRHCQEQKISISICGLQPAVEKVFDIIGMQQLFTIYPDLSSALK, from the coding sequence ATGAACGAAGATAAAATTGGAATCCATTCGGAAGAAGTTGGTGACAAGGTGGTTGTACATGTCCAAGGCAATTTGGATGTTCACAACACACATAAAATTGAAAAGGATTTAATCGCACTTGTGAGTGCAGCTGGAAAATCCGTTATTTTCAATTTAAGCGATGTCCCTTTTATTTCTTCCGCAGGACTTCGGTTGCTCGTGACAACTCTTCGCCACTGCCAAGAACAAAAAATAAGCATTTCTATCTGCGGTTTGCAACCTGCAGTAGAGAAAGTATTTGATATCATTGGAATGCAGCAGCTATTCACAATTTATCCTGATTTGAGCTCTGCTCTGAAGTAA
- a CDS encoding SpoIIE family protein phosphatase, with amino-acid sequence MKPSSLPPIIRKNEEGGFYLSSSSELDDLYLFILGQAKRLVSAKSAAFYFKNQRGNLSRFGLVSDKSSAGAIAKHVFKTRKSILIKKGSYLRESDGPISESYIACYVGDEMGDMELGVLVLEGIKHFQNFSEQDLDLINYFSANLNALLKDTVLSEAEPEFFNSLTTSILLLIDNANIHNNNNRLQYFLEEIIRVAVLINTSVDLEHVLVMVMESAKSVFRTEASSLLLLDDKKEFLIFHTVTGEKREEVAKIKVPVGQGIAGTVAVTKQPMIINDAQNDNRVFRDVDKASNFITRNILASPLIVGDEVIGVIEAINTIDRNNFSQDDIDTFLSFSSACAVAIQKTRLLDNLNETNLELKQKLSTLESIFDLGQAVLESHDELGLMSKTLSILTKELSCDDAGMVIIEEKNKNRIQVYARQLGIVRESFFPMHESRLFLSLMESGNPRMAVVSSQLEESFLELEFYALRKNFLILPIAPRGGNLRAALFVSGKQSANSFNETDLRMLKTLSSPLAKAYENLRLNQEIITKKSIEKEIEITRKIQNNILPNSLLQSPLFDLGVMSVAAKEVSGDFYDFHSFGEDQFSFLVADVSGKSLPAAIFMAMSSSIIRTLSRTTDLSPSELLFRANQLIYEDSQSGMFVTLFLVNYQRRTRTLKFASAGHNDQIWIRSDGSFELLKGKGAPLGVVPQTNYQGGEIQIEPGDILVFYTDGAIEEKNPDEEEYGLDRFIEFIIQRRSDSSQNIVEAVYDDIRKFSRSEEQYDDFTVMILKFAEVTSFEISKVFPAHPDEIPKLREFISEHLEGKITKPFAFDDILISLDEAATNIVMHSYKNTELNHPSFECKLELIGDNLKVILIDEGKPFDRKKVPKPSVEANLKGERKGGFGVYLMETLMDKVSYDFNGKQNITYLEKTIV; translated from the coding sequence TTGAAACCAAGCTCTCTTCCGCCGATCATCCGAAAAAACGAAGAAGGCGGGTTCTATCTTTCCTCTTCCTCTGAACTGGATGACTTGTACCTTTTTATTCTTGGTCAAGCGAAACGACTCGTCTCGGCGAAATCAGCAGCATTTTATTTTAAAAACCAAAGAGGTAACCTCAGTCGGTTTGGTTTGGTCAGTGACAAATCCTCAGCCGGTGCCATAGCCAAACATGTTTTTAAAACTCGAAAAAGTATTCTTATTAAAAAAGGATCTTACTTAAGAGAGTCGGATGGCCCAATTTCTGAGTCGTATATTGCCTGTTATGTTGGCGATGAAATGGGGGATATGGAACTTGGAGTATTGGTTCTGGAAGGAATCAAACATTTCCAGAATTTTTCTGAACAAGATTTAGATTTAATCAATTATTTTAGTGCGAATTTAAACGCTCTTTTAAAGGATACAGTCCTTTCAGAGGCTGAACCAGAATTTTTTAATTCACTCACCACTTCCATTCTTCTACTTATCGATAATGCAAATATTCACAACAATAACAATCGGCTTCAGTATTTTTTAGAAGAAATCATCCGTGTGGCTGTCCTAATCAATACCAGTGTTGATTTGGAACATGTGCTTGTGATGGTTATGGAGTCTGCAAAGTCTGTGTTTCGAACAGAAGCTAGTTCTTTGCTCTTGTTAGACGATAAAAAAGAATTTCTGATCTTTCATACAGTCACTGGGGAAAAGCGGGAAGAAGTGGCCAAAATTAAGGTGCCTGTGGGACAAGGAATTGCCGGAACAGTTGCTGTCACCAAACAACCTATGATCATTAATGACGCCCAGAACGACAACAGGGTGTTTCGGGATGTGGACAAAGCATCCAATTTTATTACTAGAAATATTTTAGCAAGTCCACTGATTGTTGGAGATGAGGTGATTGGTGTCATCGAAGCCATCAATACAATTGATCGAAATAATTTTAGCCAAGACGACATAGATACCTTTTTGTCTTTTTCAAGCGCTTGTGCAGTCGCCATCCAAAAAACGAGACTGCTTGACAATTTAAACGAAACCAACTTAGAACTCAAACAAAAGTTAAGTACATTAGAATCCATTTTTGATTTAGGGCAGGCTGTCCTCGAATCACATGATGAACTTGGCCTTATGTCCAAAACTTTGAGTATTCTCACCAAAGAGTTATCATGTGATGATGCTGGCATGGTCATTATAGAGGAAAAAAACAAAAACAGAATTCAGGTATATGCCAGACAACTTGGAATTGTTCGTGAGTCTTTTTTTCCAATGCATGAAAGTCGCCTTTTCCTGAGCCTCATGGAATCTGGAAATCCTAGGATGGCGGTGGTTTCTTCTCAACTAGAAGAATCTTTTTTGGAATTAGAGTTTTATGCCTTAAGGAAAAATTTTCTGATTTTGCCTATAGCCCCCCGAGGTGGTAATTTACGTGCAGCACTTTTTGTCAGTGGAAAACAATCTGCAAATTCCTTTAATGAAACTGACCTAAGAATGTTAAAAACACTTTCGTCTCCACTGGCTAAGGCTTATGAAAACCTTCGTTTAAATCAGGAAATCATTACAAAAAAGTCGATTGAAAAGGAAATCGAAATTACAAGAAAAATCCAAAATAACATTCTCCCCAATTCTTTATTGCAGTCACCTTTATTTGATTTGGGAGTCATGTCTGTTGCCGCCAAAGAGGTGTCAGGTGATTTTTATGATTTCCATTCCTTTGGTGAGGATCAGTTCTCCTTTCTTGTGGCTGATGTTTCTGGGAAAAGTTTACCTGCTGCAATTTTTATGGCCATGTCCAGTTCCATCATTCGTACGCTTTCCAGAACCACAGACCTTTCACCTTCCGAACTTTTATTTCGGGCAAACCAGTTGATTTATGAAGATTCGCAATCGGGTATGTTTGTTACCTTGTTCCTAGTCAATTACCAAAGGCGCACAAGGACTTTGAAATTTGCCTCGGCAGGACATAATGACCAAATTTGGATTCGTAGTGATGGAAGTTTTGAACTTCTGAAAGGAAAGGGTGCACCTCTAGGAGTAGTACCGCAAACCAACTACCAAGGTGGGGAGATCCAAATTGAACCAGGAGATATACTGGTTTTTTATACGGATGGAGCCATCGAAGAAAAAAATCCTGATGAAGAAGAATATGGTTTAGACCGATTTATCGAATTTATCATCCAAAGAAGGTCTGACTCTTCGCAAAATATCGTGGAAGCAGTTTACGATGACATCAGAAAGTTTTCTCGGTCTGAGGAACAGTACGACGACTTTACAGTGATGATCCTAAAATTTGCGGAAGTGACGAGTTTTGAAATTTCGAAGGTTTTTCCTGCCCATCCAGACGAAATTCCTAAACTCAGAGAGTTTATTTCTGAACATTTAGAAGGCAAAATCACAAAACCCTTTGCTTTCGATGATATTCTTATATCTTTGGATGAAGCAGCGACCAATATAGTCATGCATAGTTACAAGAATACGGAGCTAAACCACCCTAGTTTCGAATGTAAGTTGGAATTGATTGGCGACAATCTAAAAGTTATACTCATAGACGAGGGGAAACCCTTTGACAGAAAAAAAGTTCCTAAACCTTCCGTTGAGGCCAATTTAAAAGGAGAACGGAAGGGAGGATTTGGCGTTTATCTTATGGAGACTCTGATGGACAAAGTGTCCTACGACTTCAACGGGAAACAAAACATAACCTATTTGGAGAAAACTATTGTATGA
- a CDS encoding acyl-CoA carboxylase subunit beta, translating into METKQYSLNNPFKESKAPETQTGIYDDALKLGKELIEKPILGGGEDRIRVQHSKNRMTVWERIKVLTDEEPNITYQNWGPNLDGASIVTGILNIKGRDVAVYGHDFTLRAGSMDATNGSKLARLIQMAGTHGIPLIGMNDSAGAYVPAGVGGLDGYSEAFTALRKISGVVPSVMLMFGFNAGGGAYLPRQGSFMIQCDGTFFGLTGPGVVKSVLGEDISAEDLGGPKVHGQSGVVDLVTGDELGSLRTAIRLLSYLPDNNHSFAPFYPTSDPVDRFIYEEDILFRKTFNSPTGMNTPFDITLYLQQICDHGEFFELQPQRARNIVTAFGRIGGHVVGFLANNSAVSSGQIDIGASRKGTRFVRFCNLYNIPMVFVEDTTGFLPGRDQEHNGIVLEGRKLLDSIIDLRTPRLTLIIRNAFGGAYATFNSYFTGASMVFALPTARIAVMGPAGKEYVYKDEITSIQKEFLANVKKGMSDKEAAATRDAKLFEIGQRYEKELMNPKEALSLGSVSSIILPGYTRNVLSKNLSFLMSKYKPTEMSGPQREFE; encoded by the coding sequence ATGGAAACCAAGCAGTATTCCCTAAACAACCCGTTCAAAGAATCCAAGGCTCCGGAAACACAAACCGGAATTTATGACGATGCTCTCAAACTAGGAAAGGAACTCATTGAGAAACCAATCCTTGGAGGCGGAGAGGATCGGATTCGCGTCCAACATTCAAAAAACCGTATGACGGTTTGGGAAAGAATCAAAGTCCTTACTGACGAAGAACCTAATATCACTTACCAAAACTGGGGACCCAATTTAGATGGTGCCTCCATTGTGACTGGAATTTTAAATATCAAAGGTCGTGATGTAGCGGTCTACGGACACGACTTTACACTCCGTGCCGGTTCCATGGATGCAACGAACGGAAGTAAACTCGCCCGTCTTATCCAAATGGCCGGAACTCATGGGATACCTCTCATCGGGATGAATGATTCGGCAGGGGCTTATGTTCCAGCGGGAGTGGGTGGACTTGACGGATATTCGGAAGCCTTTACCGCACTTCGCAAAATCAGCGGTGTGGTTCCTTCCGTCATGTTAATGTTTGGTTTTAACGCAGGTGGGGGAGCTTACCTTCCACGCCAAGGGTCATTTATGATCCAATGTGATGGAACCTTCTTTGGTCTGACAGGACCTGGTGTGGTAAAGTCTGTTCTTGGAGAAGATATTTCTGCTGAAGACTTGGGTGGACCAAAAGTCCATGGACAATCGGGAGTGGTTGACCTTGTCACTGGTGATGAATTAGGCTCTCTACGAACTGCCATTCGTCTTTTATCTTATTTACCAGACAATAACCATAGTTTTGCGCCGTTTTATCCAACTTCAGATCCGGTAGACAGATTTATTTACGAAGAAGACATTCTTTTTAGAAAAACCTTCAATTCCCCAACTGGAATGAACACTCCGTTTGACATTACACTGTATTTACAACAAATCTGTGACCATGGTGAGTTCTTTGAATTACAACCTCAAAGAGCAAGAAACATCGTTACTGCTTTTGGTCGTATCGGTGGTCATGTGGTAGGTTTTCTTGCCAATAACTCTGCTGTATCCTCAGGTCAGATTGATATTGGAGCTTCACGCAAAGGAACTCGTTTTGTAAGATTCTGTAATCTATACAATATCCCTATGGTTTTTGTAGAAGATACAACTGGATTTTTACCAGGACGTGACCAAGAACACAATGGTATCGTTCTCGAAGGTAGAAAACTCCTCGATTCCATCATTGATCTTAGAACTCCGCGGCTCACGCTCATCATTCGTAACGCCTTCGGCGGTGCTTATGCAACATTTAACTCCTATTTTACTGGAGCATCGATGGTGTTTGCACTTCCTACGGCAAGGATTGCGGTTATGGGTCCTGCTGGAAAAGAGTATGTTTACAAAGACGAAATCACAAGTATCCAAAAAGAATTTTTGGCCAATGTGAAAAAAGGAATGAGCGATAAGGAAGCCGCTGCCACTCGTGATGCCAAACTTTTCGAAATCGGACAACGATACGAAAAAGAACTGATGAATCCGAAGGAAGCACTTTCCCTTGGTTCTGTTTCCTCCATCATTTTACCTGGATACACAAGAAATGTATTATCCAAAAACTTGAGTTTCCTCATGTCCAAATACAAACCGACAGAAATGTCAGGTCCTCAAAGGGAGTTTGAATAA